The Archocentrus centrarchus isolate MPI-CPG fArcCen1 chromosome 13, fArcCen1, whole genome shotgun sequence genomic interval CAGAGTGAATGTCTGAAGAACATCATGAAGGACCTGGCCTACTATGGTGATGCTATTCAGTCCTACCTCGAGCACCCCCTCAAAAGTCCTAATAAAGAAGCTGAACTTCTGAATCCAATTGTGGAAATAATTCAGAGTCTCACAAAGGTATGTTTATTTTGCATGTGTTGGAgggataaaacaaaacaaattttgaaaGACATCATGATTTAATTAGACTCTGCTGGGAAGTTGCCTAATAAAATATTCCTTGGTTTATCCAGAACTGCTTTCCGCAGCAGAATGGAGAGAACCAGTCCACAaaggtaatttttttctttcttccttattTACACCTTGTCTTTCAGTCTTTAGAAGGAATTCTGATCTTTAGTATTtagttggggttttttttagacTCTCTGAACTCAATTTTATTGCAAAACTGACAGCTCATTGTCCTGCACTCACACTGTATCCTCTCCTATTGTAACAGGAAGATGCCAAGGTGTGGGGCAATGACTCCTTCACTAACCGGCTGGAGATGTATAAGATGATGAGAGGCTTCCATATCCGAGCCATCACCATCAACCGGGCCATTGGCTACATCGCCTCAGGAGACCACAGGAAGTAGACATCCTGCAAACCTCTTCAACTTCATCACCATCATTCCAACCAATAGTACAACAAAAATCTCTACTCATTTAATTCATCACATCTGAATAAGCCATCCAAATCATTCACTACCATCACTTACATAAGCTAGCTGGCTTGACTCCAGCATCTGCATTCAGTGAGTGCTGAGGAATGCTACGGTTACAAATGTACTCCAATATTTGGgtgaatgtatttatttatatttattgtgaatatttatttattagttatttatttgATGGCcagttgtattatttattgttatttaaatgttatttaaaaagtgttttggtATCAAGCACCAAAGTTGAAGTGCTTTTCACTGAAAATGATATTTGATCACAGAAATCACCAGAAATAAGGTAAAAAGAAACATCCAGGAGACAATTTTATTTCAGTCAGTAGTGCTTATTTATTTCCTCTGCTAATGGCTCCAGCCAGTTTGGAAatgtacaaaaagaaaatgaaggaaacacttaactttgatttttgttgTGAGTTTGAATCAAACGATTGATGATTTTGGTTTCAACAGTAAAGAATTTCAGCAAGATCTGATATGTGACTCAATTGTTTCCTAATTTATTCACTGATGAGCCATGCACACAGTTTCCAGTGTTTGTCATTCAGCTTTTAGTAATATCACATAAGAACTAAGTAGCTGAATTTCCTGAAACTCGATGGAGGTGTGAAGCATGACAAAGCAGGAACTGATCTATTTTGGTGTGAATCTGGATCACTTTCTTTAAAATGGTGAAATGAACAGCGAGTTCACTTCTTGTACGAAAAGTCTTTACAGAAATTCGGacctgattttaaaaagaaacatatttGGAACAGAGATGAACTGGACTGTTggtggtaattttttttttaaggaagcaACCCTTTTCTCCGAATGTAAATGTTACAACACATCAACGCAAAAGACCCTAAAAGATTCAATATTCCAGATGCTGTTTCTGCAGCTCAGCTCAAAGCGTTCACACATCTGACTGAAAGATTCCcacagctgttgttgctgttcttttttaaaaaatctgactTCTCCTAAGGTCTATTTCTGTGAAATAATCCTAAAGTTTACTGAAAAGTACATGTTGCTTAGTTTTTAGCTGCCCTCACAGGTAAAAAAAACTTACATTCATCCATGAATCCAAACATGGCATTTTTGTCTACGCATCTGAAATCCACAGAGGAGACAAGATGTGCGTTCCAGCCTCAGAAGGACAGGAagtcatcatcaacatcatttTGGACCTCTTATACATACATGTTTAGACTTAGAGGCATGGTTATTACATCAAATAAGGTaggtagatttaaaaaaaaaaaaaagacaaaaccggcttaaaaaaaataagctacAATCTATTTACAAGACACAGTGGACAAGTGTATAAAGGAACACAATAGTTCCATAGTTCAGTCTGTAATTCACGTCCACGTGATGTAATGCCTAATTGTTTTATAAAAATTCCCACAAACATAACATCCAAAAGTGAAAGAATACACaggatggatttttttcagATTCTTTTGCAGTTTCAACACTGCAGCACCGACTTTTCCATCTATTACTGGCTACATAATTAGCTACTAAACATCTCAGTGACCACAACTCCTCCACTGGTCATTTTTAAACCTGATAAAAGGTAAGCAGATCCAGTTCTGTACCCTTTGATACAGCTCGCCTGTTCTGTACTCAGCACAGAACCGGAGGACCACAACTGAACGAAATAAGGGAAATACGTCCTTTTCATGAAATGCAGAACTATAAACTAATCAGTTTCATGTCTGGAAAATATTCAAGAGAGGAATGCAAACTGAAGGAAGAGGTCAACTCTGCTCCGCTGTGTTCCTGAGATCATCGTTTCATCCCGTTGATGGAGCATCAAATATCCTGAAGTCTAATGAAtccattttcactttcactttactGCTTCATTGCCAATCATAtctgaaaaaagacaaacaacaaaTGACCATTTAAGATTCTGCAAAACCCCTTGAGTTTGAACTTTCAGTGTTCTACACCTAAAGCATTCAGGCTTCTGAGTCACCTATCCCGGTGACAGCCATGTAGGAGTCATAATCATAAACAGTACAAATTGACAAGTCataaacttttacttttttaagttttttttttctacgaTTATCAATAAAGTGAAAAAGTCcctctgttttgttgttttttgtgaggGAAAAAGGGATGGAGGGTTGGCCTATAAAAACACAGCATATAAAATGTCATCTCTGcaattctgtatttttttggGGCTTTTGGCATTTCCAGGGGACATCTGGACCAAGATTTCCATTTTCATCTGCTGGTACTTGTTTTACTAATGCAGAGAAAAAGCGAAATTAACAGCAGACAATAGCCGATGGTTATCCAGTGCATTTTGGCTAATTGCGTCCATCTTTTGTGCTCCATGGAAAGGACTGTTTACCTGCATGTAACCAAAGCTCGCTCAGACATTACTAGTCAATTCTTACTGGTAACAAAAGTCTCATCCATTTTGTGCAGATTCTACATCTCCCTATACAGATACCGGTTTATATAGTTAAGTTTAAACATAACTAGAATTATCAGtcaaaaaaagtttgatttacGATCTCACAGGCTTGCTGTTTATGAGTATTCATCAATGtcttaaaacattttatgtttcatttacagtgttttaCCTTGCAAAGTCTGATAAACCTCATTTGGCAAGCTATCCAGCTCTGCCACACTTTGCAACAGGTGTTTAGCTGTGGCTTCTCCAGGCTGCCGTTTGCTCTTCCACTTCAGCAGCATCTTCAGCTTCTGCATGTTCACTTCTTTCTCCGCTGCCTGGATGTCATCCAGCTCCGTGGCGGCAAGGTCTAGAAAGATAGCCACCTCCTTCCACTCCCTCCCGAGCCTCTTGGCTACCTGCAATAGCTGCTTGTCTGACATGTCCTGGCCCTGAGTGATCCCTGTTTTCACTCCATCTGGAAAAAAGACAcataacacacatacacacaattttaGGTGCATCTGgaacagtgatgtcagtaacacgTTCCTATGGGCTGTTGACTTGGCCATAAAGTTGTGCTGAAATTACAGTAACAGATACTTAAAGTCACCTGACTCGTCTCGCCAACAAAGTCTTTTAGGGGCTGTTTCATCTTCTGAGGGGCTGCTGCTCCTCCGTCTGCCTACGTGAGAGACAGATATAACGGCAGTCAGTGTTTAGAAGGTGAAAACACGTGATGAAAAGTCAAATCAGATTACAAAGACGTAAAACACGAAGCATACTGTGTGTCCTTTTCCTCGGCTTCTTCTCAACGTTATCCACACAGTCACCTAAAAGAAGAGTAAAAAGGCAATGTCAATCAAATTGTAGTAAAAGCAAAAtagcacaaaaaaaagcacaaaaactaaACAATGAATACTTTTTGGTTCATTTGGATTCCAGTCCACATAAACATAACATGCAACACAACCTAGCTTTGACTTGACTTTTAACCAAAAGTGCCTTCAAAGTGAGACTAGTACCTTCTCTGATGGTAGCAGACCATACAGTCTCCTCAGTGTTAGTCTCTACAAGAGATAATTTAAAAGGAGGGCGCTCCTCAAAGAAAGCTTCAAAGTAGCCTTTCATTTTAGTCACTGCAAGGGTGAATTTCAGTTCCTGTACAGAGACACATAAATATAACTTTGCTGCACAGTCAGTAAATTGCAGAAGCAAAACATTATATGAGATGATATCAAAAAGCACCACCGGACTACTCTGGACTACTTG includes:
- the il12a gene encoding interleukin-12 subunit alpha; the encoded protein is MANIQFYLASCALLLLTLNWRTSTGLPVPAPSPGTDDQCSDLYRRLLLNISNALSSGTLSYGIPSEKVEVRGAGETVLACAPTQTQNSNCMMQRNFSFSESECLKNIMKDLAYYGDAIQSYLEHPLKSPNKEAELLNPIVEIIQSLTKNCFPQQNGENQSTKEDAKVWGNDSFTNRLEMYKMMRGFHIRAITINRAIGYIASGDHRK